Proteins from a genomic interval of Lolium perenne isolate Kyuss_39 chromosome 1, Kyuss_2.0, whole genome shotgun sequence:
- the LOC127325975 gene encoding uncharacterized protein encodes MKIRVVCRKLYDYVRYDLKEIAFPSSLPDPPGTIRRPKLTLKEKWCILKEATRLYGASWVRDIGPELRPNDYKKAKEESDPTSTEKGKSTGEPTVLEDLAVAARGGAETLKPALRRIYMTRASTYTSAVKNYVETYQEGLKDVLDEKAAGKGQQGNEPTKPSALPPPPPPSSS; translated from the coding sequence ATGAAGATCAGAGTTGTTTGCAGGAAGTTGTACGATTACGTGAGGTATGATCTTAAAGAGATCGCCTTCCCATCTTCTCTGCCGGACCCTCCGGGCACCATACGGCGTCCCAAGCTCACGCTGAAAGAAAAATGGTGTATCCTCAAGGAGGCCACCAGGCTCTATGGAGCTTCCTGGGTCAGGGACATTGGTCCGGAGCTCAGGCCAAACGACTACAAAAAGGCCAAAGAGGAATCGGATCCCACCAGCACCGAGAAGGGGAAAAGTACAGGTGAGCCTACCGTGCTGGAGGATCTCGCAGTGGCAGCGAGGGGTGGGGCCGAGACCCTGAAGCCCGCGCTGCGTCGCATATACATGACCCGTGCCTCGACCTACACGAGCGCGGTGAAGAACTATGTGGAGACCTATCAGGAAGGGCTGAAGGATGTCTTGGATGAGAAGGCTGCTGGAAAAGGTCAGCAGGGCAATGAGCCAACGAAACCATCAGCattgccaccaccgccgccaccgtcaTCATCATGA